From one Sus scrofa isolate TJ Tabasco breed Duroc chromosome 9, Sscrofa11.1, whole genome shotgun sequence genomic stretch:
- the LOC100518799 gene encoding olfactory receptor 10G7, with translation MTNKSLVTTFILAGLPHPPQLDTLLFATFLLIYVLSVLGNLLILLVITVDPHLHTPMYFFLTNLSFIDMWFSTVTVPKVLMSLVSPAGGALSFHSCVAQLYSFHFLGSTECFLYTVMSYDRYLAISHPLRYSGLMRGRTCALLATTTWLSGALHSAVQTTLTFRLPYCGPSRIQHYFCDAPPILKLACADTSAVEMVIFVNIGVVALGCLLLIVLSYVSIVCSILKIRTSEGRHRAFQTCASHCIVVLCFFGPGVFIYLRPGSKAAVDGVVAVFYTVLTPLLNPVVYTLRNKEVKKALLKLNSQSVSTQSK, from the coding sequence ATGACAAACAAGAGCCTAGTGACAACGTTTATCCTAGCCGGCCTTCCCCACCCACCACAGCTGGACACACTCCTCTTTGCAACCTTCCTGCTGATTTACGTCCTCTCTGTGCTGGGGAACCTCCTCATCCTGCTGGTGATCACGGTggacccccacctccacacccccatgtacttcttcctgacCAACCTGTCCTTCATCGACATGTGGTTCTCCACGGTCACTGTGCCCAAAGTGCTGATGAGCCTGGTGTCCCCCGCAGGCGGGGCTCTCTCCTTTCACAGCTGCGTGGCCCAGCTCTACTCCTTCCACTTCCTGGGCAGCACCGAGTGTTTCCTCTACACGgtcatgtcctatgaccgctaccTGGCCATCAGCCACCCGCTCAGGTACTCTGGCCTGATGAGGGGGAGAACCTGTGCCCTCTTGGCCACAACCACGTGGCTCAGTGGCGCTCTGCACTCTGCTGTCCAGACCACACTGACCTTCCGTCTGCCCTACTGTGGACCCAGCCGGATCCAGCACTACTTCTGTGATGCACCCCCCATCCTCAAACTGGCCTGTGCGGACACTTCTGCAGTTGAGATGGTGATCTTTGTCAACATTGGGGTGGTGGCCTTGGGCTGCCTTCTCCTGATCGTGCTGTCCTATGTGTCTATCGTCTGTTCCATCCTGAAGATCCGCACCTCAGAGGGCAGACATAGAGCCTTTCAGACCTGTGCCTCCCACTGCATTGTGGTCCTTTGCTTCTTTGGCCCTGGTGTTTTCATTTACCTGAGGCCGGGCTCCAAGGCTGCTGTGGACGGGGTTGTGGCCGTGTTCTACACTGTGCTGACACCCCTTCTGAACCCCGTGGTATACACCCTGAGGAACAAGGAAGTGAAGAAAGCTCTGCTCAAGCTGAACAGTCAGTCAGTATCTACTCAAAGTAAATAA
- the LOC100518982 gene encoding olfactory receptor 148-like: MRNDTEELKEFLLLGIPQTEGLEPVLSVIFSAIYLFTLLGNLLILVAITSSSTLRTPMYFFLGLLSILDMLFPSVTCPKMLFYLSGRSRAISYEGCAAQLFFYHFLGSTEGCLYSVMAYDRFVAICHPLRYMLIMRPGVCVGLVMAAWLVGCLQATILMSLTFQLPYCGPNQVAYFFCDIPAVLPLACADSSLAQRVGSTNIGFLVLLFWFSVCASYTRIGIAILRIRSAEGKQKAFSTCSAHLTAILCAYGPVIIIYLQPTPNALVGAMVQILNNNVSPMLNSLIYSLRNKDVKSSLKRVFRNVVFMALE, translated from the coding sequence ATGAGGAATGACACAGAAGAGCTGAAGGAGTTCCTCCTGCTGGGAATACCTCAGACAGAGGGACTGGAGCCTGTGCTCTCTGTCATCTTCTCAGCCATTTACCTCTTCACCCTGCTTGGCAATTTACTCATCCTTGTAGCAATTACTTCCTCCTCTACCCTTcgcacccccatgtacttcttcttGGGACTCCTGTCTATTTTGGACATGTTGTTCCCATCTGTCACCTGTCCCAAGATGCTCTTCTATCTCTCTGGCCGGAGCCGCGCCATTTCCTACGAGGGGTGTGCTGCGCAGCTCTTCTTCTATCATTTCCTGGGTTCTACCGAAGGCTGCCTCTATTCTGTGATGGCTTACGATCGCTTTGTTGCCATCTGTCACCCACTCAGGTATATGCTCATCATGAGACCTGGAGTCTGTGTCGGTTTGGTCATGGCAGCCTGGTTGGTGGGCTGTCTTCAGGCCACCATCCTTATGTCCCTTACCTTTCAGTTACCCTACTGTGGCCCCAATCAGGTGGCCTACTTCTTCTGTGACATTCCTGCTGTCTTACCCCTGGCTTGTGCTGACAGCTCCCTGGCCCAGAGAGTAGGTTCCACTAACATTGGCtttctggttttgttgttttggttcaGCGTTTGTGCCTCCTACACGCGCATTGGAATTGCCATTTTGAGAATCCGCTCAGCAGAGGGTAAGCAGAAAGCGTTCTCTACCTGCAGTGCCCACCTCACTGCAATCCTCTGTGCCTATGGGCCTGTAATCATCATCTATCTGCAGCCCACCCCCAATGCCTTGGTGGGTGCCATGGTGCAAATATTGAATAATAATGTTTCACCCATGCTGAACTCCTTAATCTATTCCCTAAGGAACAAGGATGTGAAAAGCTCCCTGAAAAGGGTTTTCCGCAATGTAGTATTCATGGCTCTAGAATAA